The stretch of DNA ACTTTAACTTGTTGCTTATGCACAGGAAATCCTGGATCTATAAAAAGTATAGTATCGCGTTTAGCATCAGTTCTATTAAGCATCATAAAGGCTGCAAAACTTCCTTGCATAGAACCTACTGTTGGGATACAACCGTCTGGCTTAACGCTTATGTTTAGGAAATTCTTTACAAATAAAGATATTTCATCTTTTAATTCTTTAACACCCATAATATCGGGATAAATAGAGGCAACGCCGTTTTTTAGTGCTTCTATTTCAGCATCAACACCAACTTTTGCAGCAGCTAAGCCCGGTATTCCCATTTCCATTCTTATAAATTTTTCGCCGCTTGCTTTTTCAACCTTGTCAATTAAGCTCTTTATCTCACGGATAGAGGCTTGTCCGGCAGTTTTTATGCCTAAATTCGATTTTATATCATCAACAATTTCTTTAGATATTATAGTTTTTTCCATAATTTATTTTTTTAATTTATACAAATTAAACTAATTTTTTTTAATTTTCAAAAATTATAACTAACATAAATTTGCAATAAATATATTGATAAAAAATATAGTTAAAAAAAGGAAAGGTAAATTCTATTTGTAAAAACAATTAAAACTATTGAAAAACCATTAAGAAGTTAAGGGACATTAAGGAATTATTTAAACCTAACAGGTTTTAGAAACCTATTAGGTTTATGTGCTGTAAGTCGTTGATATTCAGTGAGTTGCAAGTTGCCGCCGCTTCCCCTGTCTTTTCGCTTCGTTTGCTTTACTTGTTTTTTCTGCCCGCCTAACTCTTTGATAATCAAGCAATTATGCCGTCACACCCATCTGCCTGACTCACTACTCTACCAACCTAAGAAATAAACCATTAAGAAGTTAAGGGACATTAGAACATTAAGAAACCTATTAGGTTTGCATTAAAAATTAAGATTTATCTTTTTTGTACTATTTTTTGCAAAAATGTATTTTAGAAAATACAAAAAATTATAAATTTTGTATTCTGCAAAATACAAATTAGTGCGATTTATGTATTTTAGGCAATACAAATAAATTCCATTAGTAAATGCAATTTTTATTTTAGGTGCTAACATTTTTTCAATATAGGAAACCAAATAACCAAAGCGGTATTTCGCTACGAAAGCCAACAGTTATTGCATCGAGAGCAAGAAAAGAATTTTTTATTTTTTTTATTTGCTTTGTTGACTTGTTTTTACCACCTATTTCAAAATAATATTTCCCATCAATGCAAAAATCCATGTGCTCAGTATAAGTTACCTTGTACTTTTGCTGCAATTGATTAAAGAAAAAAGTTTCTCGCAAATTGCCAATTTCGGGATTTTCCGCCGATAGTGCATAACTGTAATTGGTATTTTGCAAATAGATTTTTTCAGGTTTAACCATTTGCCGCATACCTGTAGCTTTTTGTTTGAGTAACAAAACACTGTGCGATTTTTCGAGAAGTTGCAGATAGTTCATCAAACTTACACGAGTAACATCTACCATTTGGCTCAATTGCGAAATATTTGGTGTGAAAGGAACCATTTCCGAAAGTATATAAAACAGCTTTTTTATTCGATTAATTGAGTAAAAATCAATACTTTCTACATTTGGCAAATCGCTCTCAATCACTGTATTAAATGTCTGCAAAACCCGTTCGCCGTAACCTGCAATATCTTCCTGATAATATGGATAATATCCGTATTTAAGGTATTTCTGAAAAGCAGGCAAAATAGTAACTTCTTTATTTAGTTTTTGTGCGATAGAAACGTGATTTTCAAGAATATCTTCTAGCGAAAACGCTTGTTGTGTGTTTTTAAGTATTCTTTCATAAATAAGAAACTCGCGAAACGACAACCCAAACAGTTGATAATGTCTTACACGGCGACTCAAATCTCCATCAGCTTTAAAAATCTGCAACATAGAAGAACCTGTAAAAACAATTTTAAGTTTAGGAAAATCATCGTATATATTTTTGATTTCCTGTGCCCAAGTGGGATATTTATGCACTTCATCAAGATATAACTCCTTCCCGCCAAGTGAGTAAAAATCATCGGCAAGAGAATACAACTTATTGCGTGTAAAATAGATATTATCTAAACTTACAAACAATACATTTTCAGGATTAGTGCCGTGTTGCTCTTTTATATGTTGCAAAAGCAGTGTTGTTTTACCCGTTCCACGAGCACCGGTAATAGCTATTAAGCGATTTTTCCAATTAATTTGATTTTTCAAATAACGCTCAAAACTCATATCTGTGTCTTCTAACTTACGATAAAAAGCTGAAAATAATTGTTTCATATCCTTGTATTATTTTTTGCAAAGATACAAAATGTATTTTAGAAAATACAAAAAATTATAAATTTTGTATTCTAAAAAATACAAATTAGTGCGATTTGTGTATTTTAGGCAATACAAAAAGGGTTTATTATTTCAAATAAATTCTATTTGTAAATGAAATTTTTATTCACCAAGAAAATTTACAATTTTTAGCCTTAAATTCTTTATATCAGGAGTGTAATAGCCTCTTACTCAAAGCATATCCCTACCAATAAAACAAAACGGAAAAAATTATTTGTATTTATATCGCGTTGTATTTTTATCTCCAATTTTTTCAATAATTCCATTCTTAACAGCAAAACTTAAATCCCGACTTGCTGTTGCTGAAGAAATTTCTCTAAAATTCTTCAAATAGTCTTTTCGTGTAAAATAGTCGTTTTTGGCAATTGACTTGAATAAATTAATACGGTCAATATTCGTTAAACTAACATTCTGAATATTTAACAACTCTTCTAATGATTCCAGAATTATTTCAAGCATAAACTCAATGAATGCTGTGGATTCACCTGTATTGTCAGACTTTCCAAGTGATTCATAATACTGCTCCTGCCTTTCTTTTATTAAAGTCTCAATTGGTAAAAATTCAAAAACAGGATAGGCATCTTTTAAAATCAGCGTTTGCCACAGTCTGCCCATCCTGCCATTGCCGTCTATAAATGGATGAATAAACTCAATTTCATAGTGGAACACACAACTTTTGATTAAAACTAAATCTTCGTGATTTTTTTAATAATCAAAAAGGTCATTCATTAAAGGTTTGAGCATTTTGCTTGGTGGAGCAACGTGAGCAAGTTCAGTTCCTTTAACAATTCCAACTGATTTACTTCTAAGTTTTCCTGCTGATTCAATGAGTCCATTCATTAATATTCCGTGAGCCTCGCAGAACGACTCAAGTTTATACGGATTCAATTTATCTAAATTATCATAAACA from Bacteroidales bacterium encodes:
- a CDS encoding ATP-binding protein, with the translated sequence MKQLFSAFYRKLEDTDMSFERYLKNQINWKNRLIAITGARGTGKTTLLLQHIKEQHGTNPENVLFVSLDNIYFTRNKLYSLADDFYSLGGKELYLDEVHKYPTWAQEIKNIYDDFPKLKIVFTGSSMLQIFKADGDLSRRVRHYQLFGLSFREFLIYERILKNTQQAFSLEDILENHVSIAQKLNKEVTILPAFQKYLKYGYYPYYQEDIAGYGERVLQTFNTVIESDLPNVESIDFYSINRIKKLFYILSEMVPFTPNISQLSQMVDVTRVSLMNYLQLLEKSHSVLLLKQKATGMRQMVKPEKIYLQNTNYSYALSAENPEIGNLRETFFFNQLQQKYKVTYTEHMDFCIDGKYYFEIGGKNKSTKQIKKIKNSFLALDAITVGFRSEIPLWLFGFLY